A genomic window from Deltaproteobacteria bacterium includes:
- a CDS encoding ATP-binding cassette domain-containing protein, whose product MDLGADKIDPDEAYFLEVRNITKMFGQFTALKDISVGIRQGEFVSVLGPSGCGKTTLLRVIAGLEEQNSGSVWIDSRDVSREPVANRKLGIVFQSYALFPNINIIGNVMYGISRKQFSSTQRTQRAMEMLELVGIEEQAFKYPAQLSGGQQQRVALARALAPSPAILLLDEPLSALDARVRVYLRTEIRRIQETLGVTTLMVTHDQEEALTMADRVVVIEDGSLMQYATPNELYKNPQNTFVAGFIGEMNFISDCTGKDPDSIFFGQYVLQTAEGRAVNYQGRRVIVAIRPEDIRVIRDDSIDVNIINTKVERIEFRGSLYTLYLRVLHQAGGSMDQRLTMDLQVETMEYLQAHTQMELPIHLPPERLLLFKTKRAG is encoded by the coding sequence ATGGACCTGGGCGCCGACAAGATCGATCCCGATGAGGCTTATTTCCTAGAGGTTCGCAATATCACCAAAATGTTCGGGCAGTTCACAGCACTGAAAGACATCAGTGTCGGCATCCGACAGGGGGAATTCGTATCTGTGCTGGGCCCCAGCGGCTGCGGCAAGACCACGCTGCTGCGCGTCATCGCCGGTCTGGAGGAGCAGAATTCCGGATCCGTTTGGATCGACAGCCGTGATGTTTCCAGGGAGCCGGTAGCCAACCGCAAACTGGGCATTGTGTTTCAATCCTACGCGCTTTTTCCCAACATAAACATCATCGGCAACGTCATGTACGGGATCAGCAGAAAGCAATTTTCATCCACCCAGAGAACGCAGCGGGCCATGGAAATGCTTGAGTTGGTGGGCATCGAAGAACAGGCTTTCAAATACCCGGCACAACTTTCAGGCGGTCAGCAGCAGCGCGTGGCGCTTGCCAGGGCTCTGGCACCCAGTCCGGCAATTCTGCTGCTTGACGAGCCGCTTTCGGCCCTGGACGCGCGCGTACGGGTTTACCTGCGCACGGAAATCCGCCGCATCCAGGAAACACTCGGTGTAACGACGCTCATGGTGACCCATGACCAAGAAGAGGCGCTCACCATGGCCGACCGTGTCGTTGTCATCGAAGACGGCAGCCTGATGCAATACGCAACCCCCAACGAACTGTACAAGAACCCGCAAAACACCTTCGTGGCCGGGTTCATCGGGGAAATGAACTTCATTTCGGACTGCACCGGAAAAGACCCGGATTCGATATTTTTCGGCCAGTATGTTCTCCAGACCGCCGAGGGAAGGGCTGTCAACTATCAGGGGCGCCGTGTTATTGTCGCCATCCGGCCGGAAGACATTCGTGTTATCCGCGATGACTCCATCGACGTCAACATCATCAATACGAAGGTGGAACGCATCGAGTTTCGGGGGTCACTCTACACCCTCTACCTCAGGGTGTTGCATCAGGCCGGGGGCTCGATGGATCAGCGTCTGACCATGGACCTCCAGGTGGAAACCATGGAGTACCTGCAGGCACATACCCAGATGGAACTTCCCATCCATTTGCCGCCTGAAAGACTTTTGCTGTTCAAAACCAAGCGCGCCGGCTGA